The Mesobacillus jeotgali genome window below encodes:
- a CDS encoding methyltransferase domain-containing protein, whose translation MNNSWNKLIYKGWAPIYDRFFNAGPFSKARDILFNEIQFRPGDRVLFVGVGTGADIERLPYDQLEITAIDYSEDMLQRAKDKFRDSSITFLKMDAQQLEFDVSSFDYVIGSLILSVVPDSKKAFGEMIRVCRREGLVVIFDKFAQPGKELSYVKKAFRNVIKLLGTDIGVSFEEISSTETARVKRISDEGVMFGDMYRRILLEKVC comes from the coding sequence ATGAATAATTCCTGGAATAAGCTCATTTACAAAGGCTGGGCCCCGATCTACGACAGATTCTTCAATGCTGGCCCTTTTTCGAAAGCAAGGGACATACTGTTCAACGAAATCCAGTTCCGTCCGGGGGACAGGGTGCTGTTCGTAGGTGTAGGCACTGGGGCAGATATCGAGAGATTGCCATATGACCAATTGGAGATTACGGCAATCGATTACTCTGAGGATATGCTGCAGAGAGCAAAAGATAAATTCAGGGATTCTTCGATAACCTTTTTAAAAATGGATGCCCAACAGCTTGAATTTGACGTTTCATCTTTCGATTATGTGATCGGAAGCTTGATATTATCAGTAGTACCCGACAGCAAAAAGGCATTTGGCGAAATGATCAGAGTTTGCCGCAGGGAAGGTCTGGTGGTCATTTTCGATAAATTTGCACAGCCTGGCAAAGAACTTTCATATGTTAAAAAAGCGTTTAGAAATGTGATTAAACTGCTTGGCACGGACATCGGTGTATCTTTTGAGGAAATCAGCTCAACAGAAACAGCCAGAGTTAAGCGGATTTCAGATGAAGGGGTCATGTTCGGAGATATGTACCGGAGAATATTGCTGGAGAAAGTCTGTTAA